A window of the Nitrososphaerota archaeon genome harbors these coding sequences:
- a CDS encoding winged helix-turn-helix transcriptional regulator encodes MSDLRKLAKEIGEESFFDAKARFFKALSDPTRLKIIKLLAEREMCVCEVMAALNLTQPNASHHLNLLEREGIAKKRREGKWIIYKLASPKILQLIEWTLT; translated from the coding sequence ATCAGTGATCTAAGAAAGTTAGCTAAAGAAATCGGCGAAGAAAGCTTCTTTGATGCTAAAGCGCGCTTCTTTAAGGCGTTAAGTGACCCAACCAGGCTTAAGATAATCAAGCTGCTTGCGGAGAGGGAGATGTGTGTATGTGAGGTTATGGCTGCTTTAAATCTTACCCAACCGAATGCCTCGCATCACCTTAACCTACTTGAACGAGAGGGCATAGCTAAGAAGAGGCGTGAGGGTAAGTGGATCATTTATAAACTAGCCTCTCCGAAGATTCTTCAACTCATAGAGTGGACGCTCACTTAG
- a CDS encoding pyridoxal phosphate-dependent aminotransferase — translation MSFSERVLGIEESGIRAIFNLVARSKDIINLSIGEPDLDTPAYIKEAAKEALDQGYTHYSPTKGYPELLDAIALKLRRDNGVDVDPETEVMVTFGGTQAIFLALTVLLREGDEVIIPSPAFVQYFAATKLAGGVPVEVGLSGDYTINPDIIRKAITKRTKLLIINSPSNPTGAVSERKKIEEAVSTAVEHGLMVISDEVYEKFVYEGQHFSPASLSEFKKYVVTVNSLSKVYAMTGWRIGYVAAPPEVIEQMAKVQMYSCACIPSFIQRAAIKALQLQQSFFDDVLREYRRRRDLLCNVLSESPRLLFNKPQGAFYLFPRLKGVNVPSKDLVMRMIKEIGVAVVPGSAFGSLGEGCIRISYAASLDKVEEGARRIVRFLDSAAKS, via the coding sequence ATGTCTTTTTCCGAGCGTGTACTCGGTATTGAGGAGTCGGGGATCAGAGCTATCTTCAATCTGGTTGCGAGATCCAAAGATATCATAAACCTCTCTATCGGCGAACCCGATTTAGATACCCCAGCCTACATAAAGGAGGCTGCGAAGGAGGCTTTAGATCAAGGGTATACTCACTACTCTCCAACCAAGGGTTACCCTGAGCTTCTCGATGCGATAGCCTTAAAGCTCAGGAGAGATAATGGTGTGGATGTCGATCCGGAAACCGAGGTCATGGTTACTTTTGGAGGCACTCAGGCGATATTCCTCGCCTTAACCGTTTTACTCCGTGAGGGAGATGAGGTTATAATCCCAAGCCCAGCGTTTGTGCAATATTTTGCAGCCACCAAGCTTGCAGGCGGTGTGCCGGTTGAGGTTGGTTTAAGTGGAGATTATACTATCAACCCAGACATCATACGAAAGGCTATAACTAAGCGGACAAAGCTCCTCATAATTAACTCGCCCTCTAACCCCACCGGTGCTGTTAGTGAAAGAAAGAAGATTGAGGAGGCAGTATCTACAGCTGTGGAGCATGGTCTGATGGTCATCTCCGATGAAGTGTATGAGAAGTTTGTATACGAGGGACAGCATTTTAGCCCGGCTAGTCTATCTGAATTTAAGAAATACGTGGTGACAGTAAATAGTCTATCTAAAGTATACGCTATGACGGGTTGGAGGATAGGTTACGTAGCAGCCCCACCTGAGGTTATAGAGCAGATGGCTAAAGTTCAAATGTACAGCTGCGCCTGCATACCCTCTTTTATACAGAGGGCTGCTATTAAAGCCCTACAGCTACAGCAAAGCTTCTTTGACGATGTTTTGCGTGAATATAGGCGTAGGAGGGATCTGTTATGTAATGTTCTATCTGAAAGCCCACGTCTCTTATTTAACAAGCCTCAAGGTGCCTTCTATCTATTTCCCAGACTAAAGGGTGTAAACGTTCCTTCTAAGGATCTGGTTATGCGGATGATTAAGGAGATTGGCGTTGCGGTTGTACCGGGCTCAGCCTTCGGCAGCCTTGGTGAAGGGTGTATACGCATCTCCTATGCTGCTTCTCTAGACAAAGTTGAAGAAGGTGCCAGGAGGATAGTTCGCTTTCTAGATTCTGCTGCTAAGAGTTGA